The following are encoded together in the Nymphaea colorata isolate Beijing-Zhang1983 chromosome 14, ASM883128v2, whole genome shotgun sequence genome:
- the LOC116267675 gene encoding accelerated cell death 11 → MGGEEKPLRQIAEAFKGLSTIIESQNLDVDVDVAAFSRACSLVSVLFGLLGFAFKFAEMDYVAKVDDLQKASNSIDTLKSMLDQDVEQNTVTKPGSHSRNLLRVKRGLDMVRVLFEQILVAEGNSLRDAASVAYAKVFAPYHGWAIRKAVAAGMYTLPTRSQLLMKLNEREDSARIQMQSYVTSSAAVINYVDGLFLSREIGIDW, encoded by the exons ATGGGTGGGGAGGAGAAGCCGCTCAGGCAGATAGCGGAGGCGTTCAAGGGTCTCTCTACCATCATAGAATCCCAGAATCTCGATGTTGATGTTGATGTTGCCGCTTTCTCGCGTGCCTGCTCCCTCGTTTCCGTCCTCTTCGGGTTACTGGGATTCGCCTTCAAGTTCGCGGAGATGGATTACGTTGCCAAG GTGGATGATCTACAGAAGGCTTCAAATTCAATTGACACATTAAAATCAATGTTAGATCAAGATGTTGAACAAAACACTGTTACGAAACCTGGAAGCCATTCTCGCAACCTTCTTAGAGTGAAGCGCGGGCTCGACATGGTTAGGGTTCTATTTGAGCAAATTCTAGTTGCGGA GGGAAATTCCCTTAGAGATGCAGCTTCAGTAGCATATGCAAAAGTGTTTGCTCCGTACCATGGATGGGCTATCAGGAAGGCAGTTGCTGCTGGCATGTATACTCTCCCTACAAGGTCACAGCTCTTGATGAAGTTGAATGAAAGGG AGGATTCAGCTCGGATCCAGATGCAAAGTTATGTGACTTCATCGGCAGCAGTTATCAACTATGTTGACGGACTGTTTTTGTCTAGAGAAATAGGGATAGACTGGTGA